From the genome of Nocardia sp. NBC_01503, one region includes:
- a CDS encoding cutinase family protein, whose translation MGTGTLALRTFFARIWSYLNKNRRTAIPVAALATLGLVVAVAASWGITSSPRTTETQLTSSVTDCHDMVTISVAGRNDTPVSGTTAMLVDANGNELPAALSGDHKSEWLDPVVNAGSNAVGSDSNAAIYIAYPANLNSEEAAVTAGVANTERVMREISSVCPNTKYSIVGYSEGSDVVRRVAMQIGNSQTDIDPDKVLGVVILADPGRKAGDGTFIGAQDPNHPDNFDTNFGGKTAGGQGALPDTGGDFGKLNGKIASFCSDGDLTCSAPQNISLLQLAINVGRQINVDALQNEGLTPATGQDVAVKLGDIALNAFQYIGSNPNWMKSNETFLQVLLKVSAPGYKPGQASAAPVAAADNVATNDMSPLAYLPQKVFNEIVGLIVTNTNTIPVILSDPYQQTLGPDHTGHHFDYWKDADQSNGKPLTSAEYAAAWLTHLAQQAQKGEPVTTNAKPEPADLAAAYKAAKPETGVATGSTTATPSSTTTTSKTSGTTTTAPTTSGTTTTAPTTTAPTTTAPTTTVPTTVAPVTTDPAAAVAPTTTAPTTTVPTTVAPTTTTTTTPPVTTTTTGGH comes from the coding sequence ATGGGAACCGGGACATTGGCTCTTCGTACCTTCTTTGCGCGCATTTGGTCTTACCTCAATAAGAATCGCCGCACCGCGATACCCGTGGCGGCACTCGCCACGCTGGGACTTGTCGTAGCCGTCGCGGCCTCCTGGGGCATCACCTCATCGCCGCGCACCACGGAAACACAGCTCACCTCATCGGTCACCGACTGCCACGACATGGTGACCATCTCGGTCGCCGGTCGCAATGACACGCCGGTCTCGGGAACCACGGCCATGCTGGTCGACGCCAACGGCAACGAACTACCCGCCGCGTTGTCCGGTGACCACAAGAGCGAATGGCTCGATCCGGTGGTGAACGCGGGCAGCAACGCCGTCGGCTCCGACTCGAACGCGGCCATCTACATCGCGTACCCGGCCAACCTGAACTCGGAGGAGGCCGCCGTCACCGCCGGTGTCGCCAATACCGAGCGGGTGATGCGCGAGATCTCCTCGGTGTGCCCGAACACCAAGTACTCCATCGTCGGTTACAGCGAGGGCTCGGACGTGGTCCGCCGCGTCGCCATGCAGATCGGCAACTCGCAGACCGATATCGACCCGGACAAGGTTCTCGGCGTCGTCATCCTCGCCGACCCGGGCCGCAAGGCGGGCGACGGCACCTTCATCGGCGCCCAGGACCCCAACCATCCGGACAACTTCGACACCAACTTCGGTGGCAAGACCGCGGGCGGGCAGGGCGCACTCCCCGATACCGGCGGCGATTTCGGCAAGCTGAACGGCAAGATCGCCTCCTTCTGCTCCGACGGCGACCTCACCTGCTCTGCGCCGCAGAACATTTCGCTGCTGCAGTTGGCCATCAACGTCGGTCGGCAGATCAATGTCGATGCTCTGCAGAACGAAGGGCTCACTCCCGCAACGGGTCAGGACGTGGCCGTAAAACTCGGTGACATCGCCCTCAACGCCTTCCAGTACATCGGCTCCAATCCCAACTGGATGAAGAGCAACGAAACCTTCCTCCAGGTCCTGCTGAAGGTCTCCGCCCCCGGCTACAAGCCCGGCCAGGCCTCCGCCGCACCCGTGGCCGCCGCCGACAACGTCGCCACCAACGACATGTCCCCCCTGGCCTACCTGCCGCAGAAGGTCTTCAACGAGATCGTCGGCCTGATCGTGACCAACACCAACACGATCCCCGTCATCCTCAGCGACCCGTACCAGCAGACCCTGGGCCCCGACCACACCGGCCACCACTTCGACTACTGGAAAGACGCCGACCAGTCCAACGGAAAGCCTCTGACCTCAGCTGAATACGCCGCAGCCTGGCTCACCCACTTGGCCCAGCAAGCCCAAAAGGGTGAACCGGTAACCACCAACGCCAAGCCCGAACCGGCAGACCTCGCCGCCGCCTACAAGGCCGCCAAGCCCGAAACCGGCGTCGCCACCGGCAGCACCACCGCCACCCCCTCCTCGACCACCACCACGTCGAAGACCTCGGGTACCACAACCACCGCCCCCACCACCTCGGGCACCACCACCACGGCTCCGACAACGACGGCTCCGACAACGACGGCCCCGACCACCACGGTCCCGACCACCGTCGCACCGGTAACCACCGACCCGGCAGCCGCCGTAGCCCCGACCACAACGGCGCCCACCACAACGGTGCCGACCACCGTGGCACCCACCACCACGACAACCACCACCCCACCGGTGACAACAACCACCACCGGCGGCCACTGA
- a CDS encoding penicillin-binding transpeptidase domain-containing protein has protein sequence MRTGTRLFGMVVASGLALTACSGDKTADHMREAANAFADALTRDDISAAAAATTNGKQATDALTGLYDGLGKDVKFQIDKVEKADGGGTFTLAADWKLGKDGHNQWTYTTTGQLDDTGDGWKVHWNPATVAPGLDIGPLSYSPVGPTPAARILDSTGGEFMTQQIVTLVNLAPGADTAAVAALLQPVAADITAASLNSELAGAQGKSITAVTLRASDIAPIQDALAALPNVTLAPQTRLLTTDRALTSPIWSGLSDLWQQETDAAAGWAVRAQGTDGTQRVGGQDAKPVNDIRTTVDPALERAAEAALAPIPQAATIIALQPSTGNVLAIAQNAPADAQGPIALTGLYPPGSTFKTVTVSAALQSGAVTPDTVLPCPGTENIEGRQIPNDNNFDLGSVPLHTAFAKSCNTTMGRLAVNLPPDGLTNAASQLGLGLDYVTPALTTVTGKVPVADTPALRVEEGIGQGKVTATPFGMALVAAAIAHGAPPNPVLVQGRPGTPDHAAAPLPAGIADQIKAMMRETVTSGTATQLADIPGMLGKTGTAEFIDDKHAHGWFVGIKDDLALAVFINDAGSSTPAVDAAGRMLRAN, from the coding sequence ATGCGCACGGGTACCAGACTGTTCGGAATGGTCGTCGCTTCGGGCCTGGCGCTCACGGCCTGCTCCGGCGATAAAACCGCCGACCATATGCGGGAGGCCGCGAACGCCTTCGCCGACGCACTCACCCGCGACGACATCTCCGCCGCGGCCGCCGCCACCACCAATGGCAAACAGGCCACCGATGCACTCACCGGGCTGTACGACGGGCTCGGCAAAGACGTGAAGTTCCAGATCGACAAGGTCGAAAAGGCCGATGGCGGCGGCACCTTCACCCTCGCCGCGGACTGGAAACTCGGTAAGGACGGCCACAATCAGTGGACGTACACCACCACCGGACAGCTCGACGACACCGGCGACGGCTGGAAGGTGCACTGGAATCCGGCCACCGTCGCACCCGGACTCGATATCGGGCCACTGTCCTACAGTCCGGTCGGCCCGACCCCCGCCGCTCGCATTCTGGACAGCACCGGCGGCGAATTCATGACCCAGCAGATCGTCACGCTGGTGAATCTCGCACCCGGCGCGGACACCGCGGCCGTCGCCGCGCTGTTGCAGCCGGTCGCCGCCGATATCACCGCGGCTTCGCTGAACTCGGAACTCGCTGGCGCACAAGGTAAATCGATCACCGCGGTAACTCTGCGAGCATCCGATATCGCACCCATCCAGGACGCGCTGGCGGCGCTGCCGAATGTCACGCTCGCACCGCAGACCCGGCTGCTCACCACCGACCGCGCCCTCACCTCACCGATCTGGTCCGGCCTCTCCGATCTCTGGCAGCAGGAGACCGACGCGGCCGCGGGCTGGGCCGTACGGGCACAGGGCACCGACGGGACACAGCGCGTCGGAGGCCAGGATGCCAAGCCCGTCAACGACATTCGCACCACCGTGGATCCCGCGCTGGAACGCGCCGCCGAGGCCGCGCTCGCACCGATTCCACAGGCGGCCACCATCATCGCGCTGCAACCCTCCACCGGAAACGTGCTCGCCATCGCGCAGAACGCGCCCGCCGACGCACAGGGGCCGATCGCGCTCACCGGGCTGTACCCGCCCGGCTCCACCTTCAAAACGGTGACCGTCTCGGCGGCACTGCAATCGGGCGCCGTCACGCCCGATACCGTGCTGCCCTGCCCGGGCACCGAGAATATCGAGGGCCGGCAGATCCCCAACGACAACAACTTCGACCTCGGCAGTGTGCCGTTGCATACCGCCTTCGCCAAGTCCTGCAATACGACCATGGGACGGCTCGCGGTGAATCTGCCGCCGGACGGGCTCACCAATGCGGCGAGCCAGCTCGGATTGGGACTTGACTATGTGACGCCCGCGCTGACCACCGTCACCGGCAAGGTGCCCGTCGCCGATACGCCCGCGCTGCGCGTCGAGGAGGGCATCGGCCAGGGCAAGGTCACCGCCACACCATTCGGTATGGCCCTGGTCGCCGCCGCCATCGCACACGGCGCACCGCCGAATCCGGTGCTGGTGCAGGGGCGGCCCGGCACCCCCGACCATGCCGCCGCGCCGCTGCCCGCCGGGATAGCCGATCAGATCAAAGCCATGATGCGCGAGACCGTCACCTCCGGAACCGCCACCCAGCTGGCCGATATCCCGGGCATGCTCGGCAAGACCGGCACCGCCGAATTCATCGATGACAAGCACGCGCACGGCTGGTTCGTCGGTATCAAGGATGACCTGGCCCTCGCCGTTTTCATCAATGACGCGGGCTCCTCGACACCCGCGGTGGATGCCGCCGGGCGCATGCTCCGGGCGAACTAA
- a CDS encoding DUF6301 family protein — MGFEVRVDSAGAVEIVRAAVRFGWSWDATDVRSFARRVGWATPEPVGTMRRGAVFSRTGLGIWWDSAMFWGSGRRLQYVRVAVSDCPAAGNPALLADALDRVRAAFIQVWGEPESGAGPDDGPAWIFPNLLAGLAIGPNTVDLMLVNPLDQRFWMDKRHEGARRRAGLGGWGRFTEDLADYLETLPTDAHLMITAPGGRYVQFAVEPGEFTGELSRSEFIDPTWRYGDEVGDLLIAQGWTPTEDANWRRRLPRTAGRTAVSHFAARAVEALRTLDVKAVTDLVADAWVEGGEDLDVAALGIPPHTTARTQRAEFLRSNAPYGFDIGPLRVDVPSGIDIARAARDFDWTWTRADITAFAERIGWQLEGEPGPSDRVVRVKTALRVDHSQARYCYDGDRLESVCITLSDSIESHLYEQGPPAEVREQLTAAVTRAVDGLRTEFGAPVHGTLRQAFGPVWSSRNLSIGVVPDDNTVELHLVNPAERGRQLIIEQQQTARRAAEREWRQFFDDFAAVAAELPENTAATVDAGDRGTAHFHRDADGLRVRLDAEAGLGLHPRITGLMRANGWQRPDAARPVWRHGLYQPALYRDFRHFVEFALWPLRTRMGPYTVLRVRAGEEDHDLRTPSTGATGF, encoded by the coding sequence GTGGGTTTCGAGGTTCGGGTGGACAGTGCCGGTGCGGTGGAGATCGTGCGGGCCGCGGTGCGATTCGGCTGGAGCTGGGATGCGACCGATGTGCGCAGCTTCGCACGCCGGGTGGGCTGGGCGACCCCGGAGCCGGTGGGCACCATGCGCCGCGGCGCGGTCTTCTCTCGTACCGGCTTGGGCATCTGGTGGGATTCGGCCATGTTCTGGGGCAGTGGACGGCGGCTGCAGTATGTGCGGGTCGCGGTCTCGGATTGCCCCGCGGCCGGGAATCCCGCACTGCTCGCCGATGCCCTGGACCGGGTGCGCGCGGCGTTCATACAGGTGTGGGGTGAGCCCGAATCCGGTGCGGGACCTGATGACGGCCCGGCCTGGATCTTCCCGAATCTGCTGGCGGGCTTGGCGATCGGGCCCAATACCGTCGACCTCATGCTGGTGAATCCGCTGGACCAGCGCTTCTGGATGGATAAGCGACATGAGGGCGCGCGCAGGCGTGCCGGACTCGGCGGCTGGGGTCGCTTCACCGAGGATCTCGCCGACTATCTGGAGACTCTGCCCACCGATGCCCACCTGATGATCACCGCGCCCGGCGGCCGATACGTCCAATTCGCGGTGGAGCCGGGCGAATTCACCGGTGAGTTGAGCCGCAGTGAATTCATCGATCCCACTTGGCGTTACGGTGACGAGGTCGGCGATCTCCTGATCGCACAGGGCTGGACGCCCACCGAGGATGCGAATTGGCGGCGCCGACTGCCGCGCACCGCGGGCCGCACCGCCGTCAGTCATTTCGCGGCCCGCGCCGTCGAGGCGCTGCGCACCCTGGATGTCAAAGCGGTCACCGATCTGGTGGCCGATGCCTGGGTGGAGGGCGGCGAGGATCTGGATGTGGCGGCGCTGGGCATTCCCCCGCATACGACCGCCCGCACCCAGCGCGCCGAATTCCTGCGCAGCAACGCGCCCTACGGTTTCGATATCGGCCCACTGCGGGTGGATGTGCCGAGCGGTATCGATATCGCCCGCGCCGCCAGGGATTTCGACTGGACCTGGACCCGCGCCGATATCACCGCCTTCGCCGAGCGGATCGGCTGGCAGCTGGAGGGTGAGCCCGGCCCGTCCGATCGCGTGGTGCGGGTGAAAACCGCACTGCGCGTGGATCATTCGCAGGCCCGGTACTGCTACGACGGCGACCGGCTGGAGTCGGTCTGCATCACCCTGTCCGACAGTATCGAATCCCACCTGTACGAGCAGGGCCCGCCCGCCGAGGTGCGCGAACAGTTGACGGCCGCGGTGACCCGCGCGGTGGACGGTCTGCGCACCGAGTTCGGCGCACCCGTGCACGGTACGCTCCGGCAGGCGTTCGGCCCGGTCTGGTCGTCCCGGAATCTGTCCATAGGTGTTGTGCCGGATGACAATACGGTCGAACTGCACCTGGTGAATCCGGCCGAACGCGGCCGGCAGCTGATCATCGAACAGCAGCAGACCGCACGCCGCGCGGCCGAACGCGAATGGCGGCAGTTCTTCGACGATTTCGCGGCGGTGGCGGCGGAGCTGCCCGAGAACACCGCGGCCACGGTCGATGCCGGTGATCGCGGCACCGCGCACTTCCATCGCGATGCCGACGGCCTGCGGGTGCGATTGGACGCGGAGGCCGGTCTCGGCTTGCATCCGCGCATTACCGGGCTCATGCGCGCCAATGGCTGGCAGCGTCCGGACGCCGCCCGCCCGGTATGGCGGCACGGCCTGTATCAGCCCGCCCTGTACCGCGATTTCCGGCATTTCGTGGAGTTCGCGCTGTGGCCGCTGCGCACTCGGATGGGCCCGTACACGGTGCTGCG
- the dnaB gene encoding replicative DNA helicase translates to MAVIDDRGHDDNGSSEYREAPGEDFGRQPPHDMAAEQSVLGGMLLSKDAIADVIEVIRPGDFYRPAHQAVYDAILDLYGRGEPADPVTVSAALDRKGELKRIGGPPYLVTLTQTVPTAANAGYYAEIVAEKSVLRRLVEAGTRIVQYGYAGADGQDVAEVVDRAQAELYDVTERRSSEDFLPLEDLLQPTMDEIDSIASRGGISLGVPTGFTELDELTNGLHAGQMIIVAARPGVGKSTLGMDFMRSCSIKHGMASVIFSLEMSRTEIVMRLLSAEAKIKLGDMRSGRMSDDDWTRLARRMSEISEAPLFVDDSPNLTMMEIRAKARRLKQRHDLRLIVVDYLQLMSSGKKVESRQQEVSDFSRSLKLMAKELEVPVIAISQLNRGPEQRTDKRPMVSDLRESGSLEQDADMVILLHRPDAFERDDPRGGEADLIVGKHRNGPTATITVAHQLHLSRFVDMARG, encoded by the coding sequence ATGGCAGTCATCGACGATCGCGGCCACGACGACAACGGATCCTCCGAGTACCGCGAAGCCCCCGGTGAGGATTTCGGCCGCCAGCCTCCGCACGATATGGCCGCCGAACAATCGGTGCTGGGCGGCATGCTCCTGTCCAAGGACGCCATCGCCGACGTCATCGAGGTCATTCGCCCCGGCGACTTCTACCGCCCCGCCCACCAGGCCGTCTACGACGCCATCCTGGACCTCTACGGCCGCGGTGAACCCGCCGACCCCGTAACCGTCTCCGCCGCGCTGGATCGCAAAGGCGAACTCAAGCGCATCGGCGGCCCCCCGTACCTGGTCACCCTGACCCAAACGGTCCCCACCGCCGCCAATGCCGGCTACTACGCCGAGATCGTCGCGGAGAAGTCCGTCCTGCGCCGCCTGGTCGAAGCCGGCACCCGCATCGTCCAATACGGCTATGCCGGCGCCGACGGCCAAGACGTAGCCGAGGTAGTCGACCGCGCCCAAGCCGAACTCTACGACGTCACCGAACGCCGCTCGAGCGAAGACTTCCTCCCCCTGGAGGATTTGCTCCAGCCCACAATGGACGAAATCGACTCCATCGCGAGCCGCGGCGGCATTTCCCTGGGCGTCCCCACCGGTTTCACCGAATTGGACGAACTGACCAACGGCCTGCACGCCGGACAGATGATTATCGTCGCGGCGAGGCCCGGTGTCGGGAAATCGACCCTGGGAATGGATTTCATGCGCAGCTGCTCGATCAAGCACGGCATGGCGAGCGTCATCTTCTCCCTGGAAATGAGCCGCACCGAAATCGTCATGCGCCTCCTATCTGCCGAAGCGAAAATCAAACTCGGTGATATGCGCTCCGGCCGTATGAGCGATGATGATTGGACCCGCCTGGCTCGCCGAATGAGCGAGATCAGCGAGGCCCCACTATTCGTTGACGACTCCCCGAACCTCACCATGATGGAGATCCGCGCCAAGGCCCGCCGCCTCAAACAGCGCCACGACCTGCGCCTCATCGTCGTCGACTACCTCCAGCTGATGAGCTCCGGCAAAAAGGTGGAATCCCGCCAGCAGGAAGTCTCGGATTTCTCCCGAAGCCTGAAACTGATGGCCAAGGAATTGGAAGTCCCGGTTATTGCTATTAGTCAGTTGAACCGTGGTCCAGAACAGCGAACTGATAAGCGACCGATGGTTTCCGATCTTCGCGAATCGGGCAGCCTCGAACAAGATGCGGACATGGTTATCTTGCTCCATCGACCCGATGCGTTCGAAAGAGATGACCCTCGCGGAGGCGAAGCCGACCTCATTGTCGGTAAACATCGAAATGGCCCCACAGCCACCATCACAGTGGCGCACCAATTGCATCTCAGCCGCTTTGTCGATATGGCCCGAGGCTGA